A genome region from Verrucomicrobiota bacterium includes the following:
- a CDS encoding SBBP repeat-containing protein yields MTGSFSGEASFGSTKITSSGGLDIFVAKYDQAGNLLWVNQAGNNIYDDYGLGIGVDGAGNSYVTGAYSGDATFGTNTLNNLGGSAIFIAKYDTDGNLLWAVPAGGTSLNAGRSVAVDTAGNSYVTGVFQGVGTFGTTNQVTLTTTIGGDFDIFVAKYDTTGELVWVKQASGNGFDVGYGIAVDGAGNSLVTGYFGGSTATFGNITLNNSGGVLATNDVFVAKYDSTGNVLWAKQAGGTGVDEGHSIAVDAAGNSFVAGAFSDTANFGGIMLTNDSGAAHFIAKYDGAGNVVWAQETGGGADSGTGVVATDAQGDCYFTGWFSDTATFGNTNLNSNGLDDLFVARYNTAGNLIWIKQAGGSDYDRGYGIAVDAERNVCTAGFFTSTAGFDSKTLNSFGGFDCFTARLDGPPRLNVARTGTQFVLSWPTNQVGFQLESVPSLSASNIWSAVTNLPVLVGDQNVVSNNISVGNRFYRLKNP; encoded by the coding sequence GTGACCGGTTCCTTTTCCGGCGAAGCCTCTTTCGGCAGCACCAAAATCACCAGCAGCGGCGGTCTCGATATCTTCGTCGCCAAATACGACCAAGCGGGCAACCTGCTCTGGGTCAACCAGGCTGGCAACAACATCTACGACGACTACGGGCTTGGGATTGGCGTGGACGGCGCGGGCAACAGTTATGTAACCGGCGCGTACTCCGGCGATGCCACTTTTGGTACCAACACTCTCAACAACCTCGGTGGCTCGGCCATCTTCATCGCCAAATATGACACCGATGGCAACCTGCTCTGGGCCGTACCAGCCGGCGGAACCAGCCTCAACGCCGGTCGGAGTGTCGCCGTGGATACGGCCGGCAACAGCTACGTTACCGGCGTTTTCCAAGGCGTGGGGACATTCGGCACCACCAACCAGGTGACCCTGACAACGACCATCGGCGGCGACTTCGACATCTTCGTCGCCAAATACGACACCACGGGCGAACTGGTCTGGGTTAAACAAGCCAGCGGAAACGGGTTTGATGTCGGCTACGGCATCGCCGTGGACGGGGCGGGGAACAGTCTTGTGACCGGTTATTTCGGTGGCTCCACCGCCACCTTTGGGAACATCACACTAAACAACAGTGGAGGTGTCTTGGCGACCAACGACGTCTTCGTCGCCAAGTATGACTCCACCGGTAATGTGCTCTGGGCGAAGCAAGCCGGGGGAACCGGAGTTGACGAAGGTCACAGCATCGCCGTGGACGCCGCCGGCAATAGTTTCGTAGCGGGTGCATTTTCTGATACGGCCAACTTCGGCGGCATCATGCTCACCAATGATTCCGGCGCGGCCCACTTCATCGCCAAGTATGATGGAGCGGGTAACGTGGTTTGGGCGCAAGAAACCGGCGGCGGCGCCGACAGCGGCACCGGTGTAGTCGCAACCGACGCGCAGGGGGACTGCTACTTCACCGGTTGGTTCTCCGACACCGCCACATTTGGCAACACCAACCTCAACAGCAACGGCCTGGATGATCTATTCGTCGCTCGATACAACACCGCAGGCAATCTCATCTGGATCAAGCAGGCGGGCGGCAGTGACTATGATCGTGGGTACGGGATCGCCGTGGATGCGGAACGTAATGTTTGCACCGCGGGCTTCTTCACGAGCACCGCCGGCTTCGACAGTAAAACTCTGAACAGCTTTGGAGGGTTTGATTGTTTCACCGCACGGCTCGACGGCCCGCCACGCTTGAATGTCGCGCGCACAGGAACTCAATTCGTCCTCTCCTGGCCAACGAATCAAGTCGGCTTCCAACTCGAAAGCGTACCGAGTTTGTCCGCAAGCAACATTTGGTCGGCTGTGACCAATCTGCCCGTGCTGGTCGGCGATCAAAATGTTGTCAGCAATAATATTTCAGTCGGGAACAGATTTTATCGGTTGAAAAATCCGTGA